Genomic DNA from Mycobacterium stomatepiae:
CAGCTGCCACACGACCGGCTTGCGGGCCGTGTTCGCGGAGCCAATCGCATACCTCGTCGTCGAGTACCGCAGCGGGGGTTTTGTCACCGCCGACATCGACGCGTCCGGTAACCAGGATGGTGTCGGGCCGTTCTTGCAACTCGGCAAATGTTTGGTCGACCCCAAGTCGTAGGCCAGATGACGCCCGCACGTCGTCGCGGTGCGCGGCCACCACACGAACCTCGTAGCGGGCCGCGGTGTCGGGCAGGGCGATGTTGGCCATCGCGAAGACTTCCGCAGGGCCGGCGACGTCGACGGCGTCAATCCCCGGAAAGACTGTGACCGCCACCAGATGGGTGGGCTTGGTGTGCATGGTTCCAGCCTCAACGGTCCCGCCGAAGTCTGCAATGACCAAGTATTGTCAGATACAGACATCCCACGGATGTGTCGCAACGTCTGCCGTCCCGCGTGGGCGTCGACGATCATCGCGCGACAATGTCCGTATTTGACATAGATGCGTCATTGCGGACGAACGGGCTTCCGGAGAGGCTGGGCTTGCAAGGGGAAACTCCAGTCACTCCATGACTGTCAGGCAACCGACAAAGCCGCCGTTGCGCAGACCTTGCGGGTGAGCCCTGGCGGCACTGATGACGCGACTGTCGAGGAAGCGGGCCGACGATCATGCTTTGTTGCTTCGTTCTGGGAGGGCTAGCTCTGTTCGGTCCGCACGGGGCGCGGCTCTATGCGGCTCTTCGACCTAAACGCAGGCCGCCCATCCGCGCCGAATTAACCGAACCGACGACGTCGCGCCAACTCGTGTTCGATCAGTTCGCCGGCGCCGTTGGCGTCCGGTGATGCGACAGTCCGCGGGGATGGCCGAAACGGCGCCCGTTCCCGAGCGGTTGGTGAACTCCCCGAGCGAGCTCGCCAGACGGTGGCAGCGCAGGGCGCTTGCGGGCTTGCTCACCTTTTGGGTTCTGGCGGCCTCGGTACCGGCCGTGCTGGGGATGAGCGGCCCGTGGCGGGCATTCGGCGCCGGACTTATCGTGCCCGGTTCGGGCCTACTTTATGCAGTGCCGCCAGCACACCACCCCGTTGGCGTGGGCATGGTGATCGGTCACGCGATTCTCATCGCTGTTGAGGTGGCCGCGGTGGCGTGGATGGTCAAGCGGCACAGGGCGGCGGGCTTGGTCCTCGTCGTGGTGTCGGCCCTGCTGGTGGTGGGCTGCGTGAGCGCGCCGTACGTGGTCGTAGTGGCTGGCCACTGCGCAGGATTCCTCGGCGTGCTGGTTGCCTGCGGCTGGGCAGTCGGGATTCGCCTGATCGCCCGGGCGGACAGCGTTACCCTGGTCGCGATCATCGTGACATCAGCGATCGCTGGTGCCCTCCTGACTGCCGGTCACGGAGGTTGTGCTGGACCGCTGACCTGGATACCGTGGGCGGCCTTGGTCATGGCGGTGGGCATGACGGCTGTGCTGTATACGCGTGCTCGGCTCGCGCGTCGCTCGGCACTGCGGGTAGGGACCCGACGGTTGGAATATCTCGATCAACAGCGCGGTGCTGAGCCTGCTAAGACGAATCCTGTTGACCTGCAATGCTCTTCAGCAACAGCTCGGGTTACTGAAGCAAACGTCCAACACTTGCAGCTGTTGCGTTATCTTCTCGGCGTCGCCATCAGCAGGCCGACGAGTGGGCAAGCTTCGACGACGAAGCCCAAGGTCCACTACAGCAATACCGCTATCAGGTGAACGCGCTCGGCTGGGCGCTTGCGATGTTCAATTATGCGCACGCTCCGGCTTATACCGTGTGCTCACCGACGCGCAGCTGGCGCTGTTCGATCGAGCGCAGCACAAGGCGGTCTGGGGCTATTGGTATCGGCAGAATCTGCTGGGTAACTGGGATTTCGTGAAGAGGCGTGCCGATCCAATTGACGTACCGCAGAACATCATGTTCTCCGGTTACTTGAACCTCCAGCTCGCTATGTACCGAAAGGCCACTGGTGACAGGCGATTCGACGATGCAGAGTCGCTGGTCTTCGAGTGGTCGCAGCGTCAACGCTTCGCGTTCGACCATCAAAAGATCAACGCGATAACAATCCGCAACTTCGATCAGGATCTGTTCTTGTGGCCGTGCGAACCGGTTCTCGGCCCAGGGCGGCGGCGCGGGTATGTCTTTCCTTACTGCAATACGGTGACGGTGGCTGGGATCGCGATCATGGATACCGTGAACGGGACAAGCTTCGGGACTGACATCGCACGCAGGGTCGACGAGGTGCTAGCCGCCGAATACACCTTGGGGGCTAATGATCTAGCAGCCTTCATGATCTCGGGTATCGGCTTGTCGGTACGCAGGGTCATGTCAGGGCCGGGTTCCACGGCTGGTGTCGCAGCGTTTATCGCACCGCTGCAGCCCGATCTGGCATGGCGTGCTTGGCAAGTCCTCAAGCGAGAATGGTTGCAGACCGGGCTTTACCGCCAGCCGGCGTCAGCTGGCCAAGAAATGCCTGACTGGGCATCGGGCGCTAAGACCAACGCTGAAACACTGGCGTCTGCAATGCATCTGGCCTATGCCGTTGGCGACAATCGGTGGCACGCGGAGATTTGGGAGGAGGCGACCGAACAGTTGCGATTCACCGAGGACCCCGCCAACCCGGGAGTCGCTCGTTTCGAGGATGCCTCTGTGCACGCCAAAGGGATGCTGGCCTTCGGCGGGATGGGTCATTCCGGTGCTTTCAATGACATGCTGACTAAGCCGCGTCCCGTGCAGTGGGCGACCGGGCCTCGGCTTGTCGACGTCCCTCATCCGGAAGTCCTTGTGGCGAAGGCTGTATCGGATGGCCACGGGCTCGATGTGGTCGTTCATCCCGGCCGAAATAGTCAGCGTGTCGGGCTGCGTGTTGATCGACTGCGGCCCGGAGGGTGCTACCAGGTCCACGGGGCGTTAGGCGGTCCGATTATGGCTGACGATCTGGGATGTGCGCAATTCACCGTCGATTTGGCCGGCCGCACCGTGATCGCCGTCCGCCCGACCGGATAAAGGACGTCGGGCACAGAGATCGCGGCGGTGTCATTCCGCAAACGGCGCAAGCTTCATAAGTAGTGGCAAGTCGGCGTACCGCGACACCCATTGCGCCCTTCCGTCCGGCATTGCTGCTGCGGCGCCGGCCCAACGGGCAGGCGCGATACGCCTAAGGCCTACGTCGTATTCCGTCCAGGATGCACACTCGCCACATCGGGGTCGAGAAGCCGACCACCCTTCGCTTCTGAATCGGTAGTGATTATCCGCGCTGTGCATATCAATTCGGCAGCGTCCGGTTAATGAGGAGACCGGCCAGTGCGGCGCAAACGAGGAGCAGCACCCCCAGCCGAAACCAACTCGTGCTGTTGTCTCCTCGGATGGTCTCGTAGCCGATCTGCCGCTGAATGCTGGCGTAGACGGTCTTGAGTTCGGCAGTGTTGTCGACATGGAATGCGTGTCCGCCCGATAATTCGGCGACGCGTTTGAGGGCGTCGTCTTCGACTGGCACCGACACGTGCGCACCGTCCAACTCGATTGTTCCGTCGGAGGTTCCAAAAGCGATGGTGGAGATCGGCACACCTTGATCGCGGGCGGCGCGCGCGGCGGTGAATTCGCCTCGGGGATTATCAGGGTCGGGCGGGTGGTTCTCCCGGCCGGTCGACTCCAGCACGATCCGTGCCGGTGGTGCCCCAGAACCTCCGCCGAGCACGGCGCCCACAGTGGCGATCGATTGCAGTGCGGCGAAGATAGCGTCGCCGACAGCGGTGCGATAAGAGACTTGCAGCTTGTCGATCGCAGTCGTGGTGGCCCGGTGGTCGGTTGTCGGGGATACCAACACCGCTGGACTACCCGAGAAGGCGATCAGCCCCAGATTGATTCCGGGAGAGAGCTGTTCGGTGAATTGTTTACCGACTTGCTGGGCGACGGCCAGCCTGCTCGGTGCCATGTCGGTGGCGGTCATCGCCGGCGACACCTGGATCAATAACATGACGACCGCGCTTGCGCGGAATCTGCACCGCATGGGTCGGGCCGGCCAACCCCACCGTCGACGCCAACAGGGCAACCACGAGCAGGATCGCCGGCAGGTGTCGCCATCGCCGCGAGCGCGTGGGCGCCACGCGCTCCAGTATGTCCATATTGGCAAATCGCATCAGTCGACGTCGTCGGCTGATTAGGGCCAGGACGTACAGGCCGATCAACCCGACGACGACGAACACAAACGAGAACCACCATTTGTGCTCGAAACCTGACATCGTCAATGGGCCGAGCATAGGCACCGTCATCTCCGGGAATCCGTTCGGCGCCAGTAACTGTCGGCTTCAAGCGACAACGCTGTTTGCTGCGCGGCGCTATGCATCAGTGGATCCTTTCCGCGGGCGTGGTCGTCGGGTCAGTGGTCGGCTGCCTGGACGATCCAGGGTTGCCGAGGCGAGGGTGCGCCGGGGGCCCCAGAGAACCATCTGCGCCGTTTAGCACTCCAACGGAGCGCAACCGTAACAGGTTGATGGAGAACGGCGTTCAGGATCCGAACGACGAAATAGGCCCGCGGCGAAGTGGGGAGAGTACCGAATCCGCAGACGGCGGTTTATTACTCGTATCCAATGGTGGTTCCCCACCTCCTCGCAACCGGGACGCACGCGGGCGTCGCTTCACAGCACACGAGGCATTGCGCCCAGCCCGACCGGCTGAGCACGCACCCCTCTCGTCAGAGCTTCGGCACTGCACGTCGTATTCGCGACCGAAAAGCCCAGCCGCAGAAGCCACTTGGGCTCAACCCTTAAGCCGGGAAGAGCTGTCCTGACCCGGGGCGTCTTTCGACGTTCGGGGTCAGTGGCCTATATCCGTACAGACGCCTCACCTAGCGAGGTGCTACCGCAATTCTCAATGCTGGGCTCGCCCCGGTCAAGCCGACTGGCAGATCTCTACGCTTTCTTCACACCAACTCGATATCTGAGCTACGTTCTCGACGGCTTCACTAGACACCGACGAAATTGCACCCGCCGCCGAGGCCGGCTCAAACCCTCGCCGTTCTCGGCAGGGGACTGGACCTTCGAATGCCGCCAGGTGTGCGCTCGGCGAGGCCTGCGCTCAGAGCACGCCCGGGGGCCGGGCTGGACACCACCCCCCCCTTCGGGAATACGGGGGAACTGAACGGATTCCGATGTCGCGGCATGCAGCTTCGCAGCAGCGGCCACGGGTTGACCCGATGAGCTGATGTGTGCCAGGCTTGTTCACGCAGCACCTCGATAGGTGAGGCGTCCGCACGGATACAGGCCACTGACCCCGAACGTCGAAAGACGCCCCGGGTCAGGACAGCTCTTCCCGGCTTAAGGGTTGAGCCCAAGTGGCTTCAGCGAGTCTGATACGCCGTGCAGTGCCAAAGCTCTGACGAGAGGGGTGCGGAGACCATCTCTGAGATGTGTGCTCTCTCACCTGTGCTAGTAGGTACGACCCTGCGGGCGTGGTGAATGCCGCGTGGCTAGAAGGAGGTGAGGGCCCAAATGGGAAGTGACAGTGGTCCGTATCCCAGTCCTCGGATAGGCCCATCCGGCCACCTCACGTACCGCTGAGTGGGGGGTGCAGCCGGATCCGTCTGTGCTGCAAAGGAGTTCCCTCATGACCAACGTATTGACGCTGCCCACCACGCTGCGCTACCTGGCCGGCCAAACCCCACTAACGGTTGTACCGGCTGCCTGCCCGCGGACCGACTTACAGACCGAACTATCCATCGCCGCAACCCGATTCGAATTCGCGGTCGGTGTAGGTGCGATGCTGGGCGGCCTGGTCGGCCTGGGTGTGGGCGCAGCCGGTGGCTGCGTCGTCGGCGCCGCATCGGCAAGTGCCATCGGCGCCGTCGTCGGTGGCGCAACGCTGGGTATCCCGGTGGGCATCTACAGCCTGGTCCAACTCAACAACGTCGTCGGCCAGACTGCGGCCTAGCCAGGAGTGCAACATGATCGACACAATCGACATCGCCGTGCGGATCGCCGCAGGACTTGGCCTGGGCGCGGCCATCGGGCTGGAACGGCAGTGGCGATCGCGCAACGCCGGTTTGCGCACCGCAGCGCTGGTCAGTCTTGGCGCCACGCTGTTCGTCGTGATGGGTGCCTACGCGTTTACCGGTGTCAACGCCGATCCCACCCGCGTCGCAGCCCAAGTCGCTTCCGGTATCGGCTTTCTCGGCGCTGGCGTCATCATGAAACAAGGTGCCACCATCTCGGGACTGAACACCGCCGCCACCTTGTGGGCCGCCGCTGCGGTGGGAGCGCTGGCCGGCGGGGGGCTGTTAATCCCTGCGGTGATCGGCGCAGGTGCGGTGATCGCCGCCAATATCGTCCTGCGACCGATCGGGCGCCTTCTGGACCAGCATCATGGCTCGGGAACTGAAAAGTCCTCTGCCGAATATCGATTCGAGGTTCGTTGTGCGACGCGCGCCGAAGCGCACATCCGCAGCTTGGTGTTTGACGCCATCTCGCGACCCAACCTCACCGTGCAATCGATCACCGCAATCGACCTGCCCGACGATCAAGGTGTCCGCATCGCCGCGACCGTGATTGCCGACGAACGCGACGATCACCGTATCGAAGCCGCGCTCGCTGACGTCATCAAGGCCCCCGAGGTCACCGCGGTGCGGTGGATCGCCGAGGAGATGAGCCTTGCCGACTAGCGACAAGACCCACTCGGGCGCTCGAGCAGAGGTAGAACTAGATCGCAGCGCCGGGGTTGAGAATGCCCAGCGGGTCCAAGGCCTGCTTGATGCGCTGATTCAGCGCCGTCACCTCGGGCCCGAGATAGCCGTCCAGCCAGGGCCGCTTGAGCCGGCCCACCCCGTGCTCACCGGTGATCGTGCCGCCCAATCCAATGGCCAGGTCCATGATTTCGCCGAACGCGACCTGAGCCCGTGCTGTCATCGCGGGGTCGGCGGCGTCGTACACGATCAGCGGGTGAGTGTTGCCGTCGCCGGCGTGCGCTATCACCGAGATCATCAGGTCGTGTTCCCCGGCGATGCGGGCAATCCCGGTCACCAGGTTGCCCAGCGCCGGCAACGGCACCCCGACGTCTTCGAGTAACAGCGATCCCTTGGCCTCGACGGCGGGGATGCAGAACCGGCGCGCGGCGACGAACGCCTCGCCCTCGACCGGGTCGTCGGTGGTGAAAACGTCCGTTGCATTGTTTTCGGCGAATATCGAGGCGATCAGTTCGGCGTCCTCACCGCTGGCCCGGCCGCGCTCGTCGGAGCCGGCGACCAGCATCGCCGCAGCCCCGCGATCGAGGTCCATGCGCAGGATGTCCTCGACGGCATTGATCGCCGCCGAGTCCATGAACTCCAGCATCGCGGGCCGCAGCCGCGACGAGACCCCGAGCACCGCGTCGACCGCCGCCTCGACCGAGGCGAAGCTCGCCACCACGACGCTCGACGTGTTTTGCGCGGGCAGCAGCCGCAGCGTCACTTCCGTGACGACGCCCAGCGTGCCCTCGCTGCCGACGAACAGCTTGGTCAGCGAAAGCCCCGCCACATCCTTGAGCCGCGGACCGCCCAGCCGGACGGCGGTGCCGTCGGCCAGCACCACCTGCATACCCAGCACGTAATCGGTGGTGACGCCGTACTTGACACAACACAGGCCCCCGGCGTTGGTGGCGATGTTGCCGCCGATGCTGCAGATTTCGTACGACGACGGGTCCGGCGGATACCACAGGCCGTATTTGGCGACGGCCTTCTTCACTTCGGCGTTGAGCAGGCCCGGCTGGCAGACCGCGGTCCGGGTGACCGGGTCGACGGTGATGTCGCGCATCTTCTCCGTCGACAACACGATCCCGTTGGCCAGCGCGGTTGCCCCGCCCGACAGGCCCGTGCCGGCTCCGCGCGGGACGACGGGCACCCGGTGTGCGGTGGCCCAGCGCAGCACCGTCTGCACATCCTCGGTGCAGCGCACCCGAACCACGGCCAGTGGTGTGCCGGCCGATGGGTCGAAGGCGCGGTCGTGTCGGTAGCCGTCGGTGATGGTCGGGTCGGTCACAACCATCCCGTCCGGCAGGTCGGCGATCAGGTCGGCCAGTGTGTCTGCATTGACTGCGGTGCTCATCGGCCGAATTTTACGGCGCGGAATCTTCAGCAAACTCTGGCGCGCGATCGAGTTCGCGCAGCGACGGCAGCGCGCACGCGATCAGGCCGATCGCGATGATCGGCGCCGCCAGCGTCAGGAATGTCACCCGCAGCCCCGCGGTGTCGGCGAGCGGCCCGGCCACTAGCAACCCCAACGGGCCCGCGGCGAGCGTCAGTCCCGTCATCACGCCGACCACTCGACCGCGCAGGTGTTGCGGGGCCCGGGTCTGCATCATGTAGTTGTAGATCGGCTGGATCGGCCCGTAAACCAAGCCCGTCAGCCCGCACAGCACCAGGATCACCGGCAGTGGTGGCAGGAACGCGATCCCGACCGACGCGGCACCGAAGGTGAGCGTCGCGGTCAGCACGGCCGTGCGCCGCCGCATGTGTTTCGACAGCACGGCGTAGCCCAGCGCGCCGGCCACGCCGCCGACCCCGAGCGCCATCAGCGCCCAACCCAACTCGGCTGGTTCACGACGATCGCTGAAGTACTTGGGAAACAGCACGCTTTCCATCGCCAGGTACAGCGCGGTGACAACCAGATCGATCAGGCCGAGCGTCCGCAGCACCCGCATGTTCCAGACGAACCGCATGCCCTCGGCGACTCCGGACACCAGCCCGCCGGGCCGCGTCGCGTGGTGTGGCTTGCCGATGCCCTCGAGCCGCAGCGCGCCAATTGCCAAGAAAGACAACAAGAATAAGAACGCCGTGATCCACATCGTGTTCACACCGCCGACCGTGGCGATCATCAAGCCGCCGATGCCGGGGCCCAAGATGTAAGCCAGGTTGAGAATCGCTTCGTACCCGCTGTTGGTACGGTCCAGCGGCCAGCCGGCGCGGGTGGCGGCCTCGGGCAGCATCGACTGACGCGCCGTGGTCCCGGCCGGGTCGAAAGCGGCCGAACAGAAGGCCAAGACGGCCAGCTCGACGACATTGAGCGCGTTCGCGCCGAACAGCCAGGCGATCAGCGGGACCGCCGCCACGGCCGTGCCCGACAGCGAATCGGAGACCAGCGAAATGCGGCGCCGGCCGAAAAAGTCGACCGCGGTGCCGGCGACCAACGTGGAGAGCACGAGTGGCACGGTCATCGCCGCGGCCACGATCGATGCGTCGCCGGCGCTGCCGTGACGCTGCAGTGCCAGCCAGGGGAAGGCAACCAGGGAGACGCCGGTACCCGCGGTCGCCATCAACGTGGCGAACAGAATTAGGAGAGCCGGACCGCGGCTGGAATGTGTCATGAATATCGCGGCTGAATCTAACGCCAAAGCGTTCGCGGGACCACCGAATTTCGTGGTCGCTATCGACTGAATGCAGGATGTTCATGTGCTTGTTCACCCGAATACCGGATTGGCATTCGATTCGCCGGTTGAGCCCGGCAGCGGATGGCCCGGCGATCTGGCCGTACCGCTCACCCCGAAGGCCGCCGACGCGGCGCAGGTTCGGGCGCTCGCCGGTGCGGCCGGCTCGATTCCGGATTTGGACGCGCTGGTCAGCGTCTGTCGCGCCTGCCCGCGGCTGGTCACCTGGCGTGAGGATGTCGCCGTGGCGAAACGGCGCGCGTTTGCCGACCAGCCGTATTGGGGCCGGCCGGTTCCGGGTTGGGGGTCGCAGCGGCCGCGTATCTTCATCGTCGGGCTGGCCCCGGCCGCGCACGGCGCCAACCGAACCGGGCGAATGTTCACCGGTGACCGGTCCGGCGATCAGCTGTACGCCGCCCTGTACCGGGCCGGACTGGTGAACCAGCCGACCAGCGTGGACGCCGCAGACGGATTGCAGACCAAGCAGATTCGGATCTCCGCGCCGGTGCGATGCGCGCCGCCGGCCAACGCCCCGACCCCGGCCGAGCGCGACACCTGTTGGCCGTGGCTGGAAGCCGAATGGCGGCTGGTGTCCGAGCAAGTCCGCGTCGTCGTCGCCCTGGGCGGGTTCGGCTGGCAGATCGCGCTGCGGCTGCCTGGCGCCTTGGACATGCGAGCGACGAGGGGGACGTCCAAACCGCGGTTCGGCCATGGCGCCGTCGCCGAGTTGCCGTCGGGCGTGCGTTTGTTGGGGTGCTACCACCCGAGCCAGCAAAACATGTTCACCGGTAGGCTGACTCCGGCAATGCTGGACGATGTTTTTTTTCAAGCCAAGAAGCTGGCAGGGATTAAGTGACCGAAGTATTGATTTCCGGGGCCAGCGTCGCCGGTACAACATTGGCGTATTGGCTTGGACAGCACGGCTATTCGGTTACCGTGGTGGAGAGCCATAAGGGGCTGCGCCCGGGCGGACAGGCGATCGATGTGCGGGGCCCGGCGCTGACGGTGCTGGACCGCATGGGGCTGTTGTCCGCCGCCGCGGAGCGCAGGACCGGCATACGCGGCTCTTCCGTCGTCGACCGCGACGGCAACGAGCTGTCCCGGGACACCGAATCGACGCCCACCGGCGGTCCCATCGACAACCCCGACATCGAGTTGCTGCGCGACGACTTGGTCGAGTTGCTGTACGAGGCAACCCAGCCCGCGACCGAATACATCTTCAACGACAGCGTTTCTGCCGTGGTGAACCGCGGGACCGCCGTCGACGTGCGGTTCGAACGTTCGCCGTCGCGCAGCTTCGACCTGCTGATCGGCGCCGACGGCCTGCATTCCAATGTCCGCCGACTGGTTTTCGGTCCCGAGGAGCGGTTCATCAAGCGGCTGGGGACGCACGCCGCGATCTTCACCGTGCCCAACTTCCTCAACCTGGACTTCTGGCAGATGTGGCACTACGGGGACACCACGATGGCAGGTGTCTACAGCGCCCGCAACAACACCGAGGCGCGCGCCATGTTGGGCTTCATGGACACCGAACTGCGCATCGACTATCGCGACATCGAAGCTCAGTTCACCGAGGTCGAACGCCGGATGGCCGACGACGGCTGGGTACGCCCGCAGCTGCTGGAGTTCATGCGTAGCGCACCGGATTTCTACTTCGACGAGATGGCCCAGATCGTGATGGATCACTGGTCGATCGGCCGGGTGGCGCTGGTGGGCGACGCGGCCTACTGCTGCTCGCCGCTGTCGGGCCAGGGGACCAGTGTCGCGCTGCTGGGCGCCTACATCCTCGCCGGCGAGCTCAAGCGCGTGAGCCAAGCCGACTGGGTCGACCACGGAGTCGCCTTTACCAACTACTTCAAGCGCTTTCGCGGCTACACCGAACGGACCCAGTTCCTGGCCACCGACAACATT
This window encodes:
- a CDS encoding linalool dehydratase/isomerase domain-containing protein; protein product: MLTDAQLALFDRAQHKAVWGYWYRQNLLGNWDFVKRRADPIDVPQNIMFSGYLNLQLAMYRKATGDRRFDDAESLVFEWSQRQRFAFDHQKINAITIRNFDQDLFLWPCEPVLGPGRRRGYVFPYCNTVTVAGIAIMDTVNGTSFGTDIARRVDEVLAAEYTLGANDLAAFMISGIGLSVRRVMSGPGSTAGVAAFIAPLQPDLAWRAWQVLKREWLQTGLYRQPASAGQEMPDWASGAKTNAETLASAMHLAYAVGDNRWHAEIWEEATEQLRFTEDPANPGVARFEDASVHAKGMLAFGGMGHSGAFNDMLTKPRPVQWATGPRLVDVPHPEVLVAKAVSDGHGLDVVVHPGRNSQRVGLRVDRLRPGGCYQVHGALGGPIMADDLGCAQFTVDLAGRTVIAVRPTG
- a CDS encoding MgtC/SapB family protein produces the protein MIDTIDIAVRIAAGLGLGAAIGLERQWRSRNAGLRTAALVSLGATLFVVMGAYAFTGVNADPTRVAAQVASGIGFLGAGVIMKQGATISGLNTAATLWAAAAVGALAGGGLLIPAVIGAGAVIAANIVLRPIGRLLDQHHGSGTEKSSAEYRFEVRCATRAEAHIRSLVFDAISRPNLTVQSITAIDLPDDQGVRIAATVIADERDDHRIEAALADVIKAPEVTAVRWIAEEMSLAD
- a CDS encoding FAD-binding oxidoreductase, whose amino-acid sequence is MSTAVNADTLADLIADLPDGMVVTDPTITDGYRHDRAFDPSAGTPLAVVRVRCTEDVQTVLRWATAHRVPVVPRGAGTGLSGGATALANGIVLSTEKMRDITVDPVTRTAVCQPGLLNAEVKKAVAKYGLWYPPDPSSYEICSIGGNIATNAGGLCCVKYGVTTDYVLGMQVVLADGTAVRLGGPRLKDVAGLSLTKLFVGSEGTLGVVTEVTLRLLPAQNTSSVVVASFASVEAAVDAVLGVSSRLRPAMLEFMDSAAINAVEDILRMDLDRGAAAMLVAGSDERGRASGEDAELIASIFAENNATDVFTTDDPVEGEAFVAARRFCIPAVEAKGSLLLEDVGVPLPALGNLVTGIARIAGEHDLMISVIAHAGDGNTHPLIVYDAADPAMTARAQVAFGEIMDLAIGLGGTITGEHGVGRLKRPWLDGYLGPEVTALNQRIKQALDPLGILNPGAAI
- a CDS encoding MFS transporter; the encoded protein is MTHSSRGPALLILFATLMATAGTGVSLVAFPWLALQRHGSAGDASIVAAAMTVPLVLSTLVAGTAVDFFGRRRISLVSDSLSGTAVAAVPLIAWLFGANALNVVELAVLAFCSAAFDPAGTTARQSMLPEAATRAGWPLDRTNSGYEAILNLAYILGPGIGGLMIATVGGVNTMWITAFLFLLSFLAIGALRLEGIGKPHHATRPGGLVSGVAEGMRFVWNMRVLRTLGLIDLVVTALYLAMESVLFPKYFSDRREPAELGWALMALGVGGVAGALGYAVLSKHMRRRTAVLTATLTFGAASVGIAFLPPLPVILVLCGLTGLVYGPIQPIYNYMMQTRAPQHLRGRVVGVMTGLTLAAGPLGLLVAGPLADTAGLRVTFLTLAAPIIAIGLIACALPSLRELDRAPEFAEDSAP
- a CDS encoding uracil-DNA glycosylase, producing the protein MQDVHVLVHPNTGLAFDSPVEPGSGWPGDLAVPLTPKAADAAQVRALAGAAGSIPDLDALVSVCRACPRLVTWREDVAVAKRRAFADQPYWGRPVPGWGSQRPRIFIVGLAPAAHGANRTGRMFTGDRSGDQLYAALYRAGLVNQPTSVDAADGLQTKQIRISAPVRCAPPANAPTPAERDTCWPWLEAEWRLVSEQVRVVVALGGFGWQIALRLPGALDMRATRGTSKPRFGHGAVAELPSGVRLLGCYHPSQQNMFTGRLTPAMLDDVFFQAKKLAGIK
- a CDS encoding FAD-binding protein, with the protein product MTEVLISGASVAGTTLAYWLGQHGYSVTVVESHKGLRPGGQAIDVRGPALTVLDRMGLLSAAAERRTGIRGSSVVDRDGNELSRDTESTPTGGPIDNPDIELLRDDLVELLYEATQPATEYIFNDSVSAVVNRGTAVDVRFERSPSRSFDLLIGADGLHSNVRRLVFGPEERFIKRLGTHAAIFTVPNFLNLDFWQMWHYGDTTMAGVYSARNNTEARAMLGFMDTELRIDYRDIEAQFTEVERRMADDGWVRPQLLEFMRSAPDFYFDEMAQIVMDHWSIGRVALVGDAAYCCSPLSGQGTSVALLGAYILAGELKRVSQADWVDHGVAFTNYFKRFRGYTERTQFLATDNIPGGAPISQEQFEAVVNSITPSNY